From Campylobacter showae CSUNSWCD, one genomic window encodes:
- a CDS encoding ArsS family sensor histidine kinase — MKRSSVFYTITFIFALALTSIFLAFLWLMDYDKQNYARELNAKYSTIARNQLFLMSGIINEKEYERQTGDFKMPEITNEQQKEEILANATVLEEISADIGSSAIMIYQNHHYLKVQHVDKILLLKDNDYQPYRYDIIKIIFLLVAIILLAAYVFVIRKLKPLRKLKRQIAKFAAGEIDEVQNVSSGNDEISEVAEAFYDAVSQIKNLNASRKLFLRNIMHELKTPITKGRLAAEMIEKSKNQERLVSVFIKLENLINEFAAVEQVTSNIALNNTKICRIDDVIDEALDIAMVDPGQVTISKLEDVSLNADFKLLAIAAKNMIDNALKYSPNKHVNITITRESIKFINEGERLSKELRHYVEPFTKGESAQKSFGLGLYIVENIIKAHKLTLSYEYKNGLNVFSFENLQNIAA; from the coding sequence ATGAAACGCTCATCGGTTTTTTACACTATCACTTTTATCTTTGCTTTGGCGCTAACAAGCATATTTCTCGCGTTTTTGTGGCTGATGGACTACGACAAGCAAAATTACGCGCGCGAGCTAAACGCCAAGTACTCTACGATCGCTAGAAATCAGCTATTTTTGATGAGCGGTATCATAAACGAAAAAGAATACGAGCGTCAAACGGGCGACTTTAAGATGCCTGAGATCACAAACGAGCAGCAAAAAGAAGAGATCCTAGCAAACGCAACAGTGCTTGAGGAGATCTCCGCGGACATCGGCTCTAGCGCTATAATGATCTATCAAAACCACCACTATCTCAAAGTCCAGCACGTGGATAAAATCCTGCTTTTAAAGGATAACGACTACCAGCCATACCGCTACGACATCATCAAGATCATCTTTTTGTTAGTCGCGATCATACTTTTGGCCGCTTACGTTTTTGTTATCAGGAAGCTAAAACCGCTAAGAAAACTAAAGCGCCAGATAGCCAAATTTGCCGCAGGCGAGATCGACGAAGTGCAAAACGTCAGCAGCGGTAACGACGAGATTTCCGAGGTTGCGGAGGCATTTTACGACGCGGTGTCCCAGATCAAAAACCTAAACGCATCGCGCAAGCTGTTTTTAAGAAACATAATGCACGAACTAAAAACGCCGATCACCAAAGGCCGCCTCGCTGCCGAAATGATCGAAAAAAGCAAAAACCAAGAGCGACTCGTGTCGGTGTTTATAAAACTTGAAAATCTCATAAACGAATTTGCCGCAGTCGAGCAAGTCACATCAAACATCGCGCTGAATAACACCAAAATTTGCCGTATCGACGACGTCATCGACGAGGCTCTGGATATCGCAATGGTCGATCCCGGACAGGTCACGATCAGCAAACTAGAGGACGTGAGCCTAAACGCCGACTTTAAGCTGCTAGCGATCGCCGCCAAAAATATGATCGATAACGCGCTAAAATACTCCCCAAACAAGCACGTAAATATAACTATCACGCGCGAATCTATCAAATTTATCAACGAAGGCGAGCGGCTGTCAAAGGAGCTGCGGCACTACGTCGAGCCTTTTACCAAAGGCGAAAGCGCACAAAAGAGCTTTGGCCTGGGGCTCTATATCGTAGAAAATATAATCAAAGCTCATAAGCTAACTCTAAGCTACGAATACAAAAACGGGCTAAACGTGTTTAGCTTTGAAAATCTGCAAAATATCGCGGCGTAG
- a CDS encoding response regulator transcription factor — protein MIKILMIEDDLELAEILTEFLAKSDMNVTTAEEPYIGLSTLNVEKFDLVILDLTLPGLDGLEVCKEIRKRHDVPIIISSARHDITDKVNALDNGADDYLPKPYDPQELLARIKSHLRRQSTVAGANLSGTKESAREKDIAVDDFKHVITLKGEPLNLTAAEYDILKYMLQKEGGAITREEFIYNCASISEDSTNKSIDVIIGRIRGKLGDDPKEPKYIHAIRGIGYKLMQ, from the coding sequence ATGATAAAAATTCTGATGATAGAAGACGACCTGGAGCTGGCGGAAATTTTGACCGAGTTTTTAGCAAAAAGCGATATGAACGTAACGACGGCGGAGGAGCCGTATATCGGGCTTTCGACATTAAACGTAGAAAAATTTGACCTCGTGATCCTAGACCTCACGCTACCGGGACTTGACGGCCTAGAAGTGTGCAAAGAGATCCGAAAGCGCCACGACGTACCCATCATCATCTCAAGCGCGCGCCACGACATCACCGACAAGGTAAATGCCCTAGATAACGGCGCGGACGACTATCTGCCAAAGCCTTACGACCCGCAGGAGCTGCTAGCTCGTATCAAAAGCCATCTGCGCCGCCAAAGCACTGTAGCGGGTGCAAATTTAAGCGGTACAAAAGAGAGCGCACGCGAGAAAGACATCGCAGTTGATGATTTTAAACACGTCATCACGCTAAAAGGCGAGCCGTTAAATTTGACCGCGGCCGAGTACGACATCCTAAAATACATGCTACAAAAAGAAGGCGGCGCCATCACGCGCGAGGAGTTCATCTACAACTGCGCGAGCATCAGTGAGGACTCGACGAACAAGAGCATCGACGTCATCATCGGACGCATCAGAGGCAAGCTGGGCGACGACCCAAAAGAGCCAAAATACATCCACGCCATCCGCGGCATCGGCTACAAGCTGATGCAGTAA
- a CDS encoding ATP-dependent DNA helicase gives MLNQLLEILKKSNVFLTGRGGVGKSHLTQAVIKHYKSELKNVVVLGSTGIAAVNVGGVSVHSFFKFGICSSLEELRGYDRKQRGKLGELKKMLDACDLIVIDEISMISAGLMDMIYYRLMSSRFVGRVMLVGDFYQLPPVRKNGEDGSSLFKFHYAFNSSSWHEFEFKNIELVVSKRTKDKKFYDILSMLRVGRLSEEVFSYIENLRVPSVQVDDDTSVLFGRNYEADELNNKMLSKLPAPLERAEALVEIYDENLNENALDRWIANLYAPEILNIKIGAKVIFTVNKWGEYYNGERGQIMQILKENGEIKSVIVQKANGEIVEVERARFDMSEFVMAGEHLEERARASLTQFPLKLAYAITIHKSQGMSIENLVCDLNHIFANGQLYVALSRVIDPKKLRIFYGKSRPFREYLQSVVKIDEEVEKFYLENKFENIKEDV, from the coding sequence GTGCTAAATCAGCTCTTAGAAATATTAAAAAAATCAAATGTTTTTCTCACCGGGCGCGGCGGAGTAGGCAAAAGCCACCTCACGCAAGCTGTTATCAAGCACTATAAAAGCGAACTAAAAAACGTAGTCGTACTTGGCAGCACCGGCATCGCGGCGGTAAACGTCGGCGGAGTGAGCGTGCATAGTTTTTTTAAATTCGGCATTTGCTCAAGCCTTGAGGAGTTAAGAGGCTACGACCGCAAACAGCGCGGGAAACTCGGCGAACTAAAAAAGATGCTAGACGCCTGTGATCTCATCGTGATAGATGAGATCTCGATGATCAGCGCGGGGCTGATGGATATGATTTATTACCGCTTGATGAGCTCGCGATTTGTCGGGCGCGTGATGCTCGTGGGCGACTTTTATCAGCTACCGCCCGTGCGAAAAAACGGCGAAGACGGTAGCTCGCTCTTTAAATTTCACTACGCTTTTAACTCAAGCTCGTGGCATGAATTTGAGTTTAAAAATATCGAACTAGTCGTCTCAAAACGTACGAAAGACAAGAAATTTTACGATATCTTATCTATGCTTCGCGTCGGGCGACTGAGCGAAGAGGTGTTTAGCTATATCGAAAATTTACGCGTGCCAAGCGTGCAGGTAGATGACGATACAAGCGTGCTTTTTGGGCGAAATTACGAAGCCGACGAGCTAAATAACAAGATGCTCTCTAAACTACCCGCGCCGCTTGAAAGAGCCGAGGCGCTAGTGGAAATTTACGATGAAAATTTAAACGAAAACGCGCTGGATCGCTGGATCGCAAATCTCTACGCGCCTGAAATTTTAAATATAAAAATCGGCGCGAAAGTTATATTTACCGTAAATAAATGGGGCGAGTACTATAACGGCGAGCGCGGGCAGATAATGCAAATTTTAAAAGAAAACGGCGAGATAAAAAGCGTCATCGTGCAAAAAGCTAACGGCGAGATCGTCGAGGTGGAGCGCGCGAGATTTGACATGAGCGAATTCGTGATGGCGGGCGAACATCTCGAAGAGCGCGCTAGGGCGTCTTTGACGCAGTTTCCGCTAAAGCTAGCCTACGCGATCACGATACATAAATCCCAAGGCATGAGTATTGAAAATTTAGTCTGCGACCTAAATCATATCTTTGCCAACGGGCAGCTCTACGTCGCGCTCTCGCGGGTGATCGATCCAAAAAAGCTTAGGATATTTTACGGCAAAAGTCGGCCGTTTAGAGAGTATTTGCAAAGCGTCGTTAAAATAGACGAAGAGGTCGAGAAATTCTATCTCGAAAACAAATTTGAAAACATTAAGGAAGACGTATGA
- a CDS encoding M15 family metallopeptidase, which yields MKINKFMLSTAVALVMLGGCASSKDASSAVNLPDQGANTASAYDMPEESADENLGHISYLKFDVDQNINALPILPFEAQSSGQTLLQKRFNSLDLKAPSTTAKDAFWALDYYKNTAKRQYYFSNMRKIPNEWFEKVRKNANVESFGKVSLPAITTANTSLRNIPTDEAVLYNPARAGEGLPFDYAQLSFVSIGYPLYVSHFSADGAWAFVGSDAAWAWVKSTEIKILSADAVQELKNSKFLSIIKDEEPIYDKNGNFLFYGRIGAILPFQSEDQFKFYGKIQTQNGLRNYEISKQSASRFPLKFSDENVRMLASSLLGQSYGWGGFGGKRDCSLFLQDFLGSFGVWLPRNSKAQGQIGKVVSLANLSAEEKLNVIKTQAVPYRTLFHMNGHIMLYAGLRGDEPLAVHDVWGIRTKDNGRAMIGGVAITTLKIGSDVSDIDPKRLLVSRINSMNTFEIASGEEAQRAKQSAIEKAYGVKIVGNEVIFSDGTKIKFDDGEIKDTAHLLNLADVEDTFAQPYPLFKPLALPSNDAGRYRNYELLDKIYGANEAEVKANLTDVVWLKNHGGKTFKFNSKNGAAAALQAVSNELDALALQKPELLKFLDNPSGTFNWRVIEGTKRKSSHSYGIAIDINTDKSDYWRWSKGGRYRNQIPEEIVRVFEKHGFIWGGRWVSFDTMHFEYRPEFGHLR from the coding sequence TTGAAAATTAATAAATTTATGCTTTCTACGGCGGTAGCGTTAGTAATGCTAGGCGGTTGCGCATCGTCAAAAGATGCCTCTAGTGCGGTAAATTTACCCGATCAAGGTGCCAATACAGCGTCGGCATACGATATGCCCGAGGAGAGTGCGGACGAAAATTTAGGCCACATCAGCTATCTAAAATTTGACGTCGATCAAAATATAAATGCGTTGCCGATACTGCCTTTTGAGGCTCAAAGTAGCGGCCAAACACTGCTACAAAAACGCTTTAATTCGCTTGATCTAAAAGCACCCTCAACCACCGCAAAAGATGCATTTTGGGCTCTGGACTACTATAAAAATACGGCAAAAAGGCAGTATTATTTCTCAAATATGCGCAAAATCCCGAACGAATGGTTTGAAAAAGTGCGCAAAAACGCTAATGTGGAGAGCTTCGGTAAAGTCTCTCTACCTGCGATAACGACAGCAAATACTAGCCTGCGAAATATACCGACCGACGAGGCCGTACTCTATAATCCGGCACGCGCCGGCGAGGGACTACCGTTTGATTACGCCCAGCTATCTTTCGTCTCTATCGGATATCCGCTTTACGTTTCGCACTTTTCGGCCGACGGCGCGTGGGCATTCGTAGGTAGCGACGCCGCATGGGCCTGGGTGAAATCGACCGAAATCAAAATTTTAAGCGCAGACGCCGTGCAAGAGCTAAAAAACTCTAAATTTTTAAGCATTATCAAAGACGAAGAGCCTATCTACGACAAAAACGGCAACTTTTTGTTTTACGGGCGCATAGGGGCGATTTTGCCCTTTCAAAGCGAGGATCAGTTTAAATTTTACGGCAAAATCCAGACCCAAAACGGGCTAAGAAACTACGAGATCTCAAAACAAAGTGCTAGCCGCTTTCCGCTTAAATTTAGCGACGAAAATGTAAGAATGCTAGCATCATCGCTGCTCGGGCAAAGCTACGGCTGGGGCGGGTTTGGCGGTAAGCGCGACTGCTCGCTGTTTTTGCAGGATTTTCTCGGTAGCTTTGGCGTGTGGTTGCCGCGAAACTCAAAGGCACAAGGTCAAATCGGCAAGGTCGTAAGCCTAGCAAATCTAAGCGCGGAAGAAAAACTAAATGTCATCAAAACGCAGGCAGTGCCGTATAGAACGCTGTTTCACATGAATGGACACATCATGCTCTACGCCGGTCTGCGCGGAGACGAACCGCTTGCGGTACACGACGTCTGGGGTATCCGCACGAAAGATAACGGCAGGGCCATGATCGGCGGCGTGGCGATCACGACGCTAAAAATCGGCTCGGATGTCTCCGATATCGATCCAAAACGTTTGCTAGTTTCGCGTATAAACTCCATGAACACCTTTGAAATAGCTAGCGGCGAAGAGGCGCAGCGCGCGAAACAATCGGCGATCGAAAAAGCTTACGGCGTGAAAATAGTCGGCAACGAGGTAATTTTTTCAGACGGCACTAAGATCAAATTTGACGACGGCGAGATAAAAGATACTGCGCACCTGCTAAATCTTGCCGACGTCGAGGACACTTTTGCGCAGCCTTATCCGCTATTTAAGCCTCTAGCACTACCTAGCAATGACGCGGGTAGATACCGAAACTACGAGCTTTTGGATAAAATTTACGGCGCGAATGAGGCGGAAGTAAAGGCAAATTTAACGGACGTCGTTTGGCTAAAAAATCATGGTGGCAAGACGTTTAAATTTAACTCCAAAAACGGCGCGGCAGCTGCTTTACAAGCCGTTTCAAACGAGCTTGACGCACTAGCCCTGCAAAAGCCAGAGCTGCTAAAATTTCTCGATAATCCATCAGGTACGTTTAACTGGCGCGTGATCGAGGGCACAAAGCGCAAGAGCTCCCACTCCTACGGCATCGCGATCGACATAAATACCGACAAAAGCGACTACTGGCGCTGGAGCAAGGGCGGCCGCTACCGCAATCAAATCCCCGAGGAGATCGTGCGCGTCTTTGAAAAGCACGGCTTCATCTGGGGCGGGCGCTGGGTTAGCTTTGATACGATGCACTTTGAGTATAGACCGGAATTTGGGCATCTAAGGTAA
- a CDS encoding DUF523 domain-containing protein produces the protein MKNKPKILISACLLGENCKYNGGNNADAICAGELAKLRQIYELIAVCPEYLGGLTTPREPAEICVNGRVITKFSGRDVTDEFILGAQICADIASENGCKIAVLKERSPSCGSGEIYDGSFTGRIVSGDGLTAAALKKLGVLVVGESTLAELNLEKEAENGRVDKC, from the coding sequence ATGAAAAATAAACCCAAAATTTTAATCAGCGCCTGTTTGCTCGGCGAAAACTGCAAATATAACGGCGGCAATAACGCAGACGCGATTTGCGCTGGCGAACTTGCCAAACTTAGGCAAATTTACGAGCTCATCGCTGTTTGTCCGGAGTATCTGGGCGGATTAACAACTCCGCGCGAACCTGCCGAAATTTGCGTAAATGGACGAGTGATAACTAAATTTAGCGGTCGCGACGTGACGGATGAGTTTATTTTGGGTGCTCAAATTTGCGCCGATATCGCTAGTGAAAACGGCTGTAAAATCGCGGTTTTAAAAGAGCGAAGCCCAAGCTGCGGAAGCGGCGAGATCTACGACGGAAGCTTTACCGGGCGGATCGTTAGCGGCGACGGACTAACCGCAGCGGCGCTAAAAAAACTTGGCGTTTTGGTAGTTGGCGAGAGTACGCTTGCGGAGCTAAATTTAGAAAAAGAAGCAGAAAATGGCCGAGTGGATAAATGCTAA
- a CDS encoding D-amino-acid transaminase produces MNGMVYLNGEFIDAAAAKVSAFDRGFIFGDGIYEVVPVLNGRLVDREDFWERFERSLAAIELSLPVSKSDFQGVLEEVVWRNNLKEGGVYMQITRGVADRDFKFIKGLKPTCFVFCYEKDIVANPDAATGIKVVSVEDIRWKRRDIKSISLLAQCYAKEQAVKAGAYEGFMVENGFVTEATSSSAFIIKDNVLITKPLSNEILPGIRRKVILGFAEKAGLEIRQRPFTMQDVYDADEVFISAATLPLLPVVKADGKPINGGKVGKYVPILRQMYIDKIKKEAGL; encoded by the coding sequence ATGAACGGAATGGTATACCTAAACGGCGAATTTATAGACGCGGCGGCGGCTAAAGTTAGCGCGTTTGACCGCGGATTTATCTTTGGCGACGGCATCTACGAGGTAGTGCCGGTGCTAAACGGACGCCTTGTTGATAGGGAGGATTTTTGGGAGAGATTTGAGAGAAGCTTGGCTGCGATCGAGCTAAGCTTGCCGGTTTCAAAGAGTGATTTTCAGGGTGTTTTAGAGGAAGTAGTCTGGCGAAATAACCTAAAAGAAGGCGGCGTTTATATGCAGATCACCCGCGGCGTCGCCGATAGGGATTTTAAATTTATAAAAGGCCTAAAGCCGACTTGTTTTGTCTTTTGCTACGAAAAAGATATAGTCGCAAACCCCGACGCCGCAACCGGCATCAAAGTCGTTAGCGTCGAGGATATCCGCTGGAAGCGCCGCGATATCAAGTCCATCTCGCTTTTAGCGCAGTGCTACGCCAAAGAACAAGCCGTAAAAGCCGGCGCCTACGAGGGTTTTATGGTCGAAAACGGCTTTGTAACCGAGGCGACTAGCTCGTCTGCGTTTATCATAAAAGATAACGTCCTCATAACCAAACCGCTTTCAAATGAGATTTTGCCTGGTATCCGCCGCAAGGTGATTTTAGGTTTTGCCGAAAAGGCGGGGCTGGAGATCAGGCAGCGACCGTTTACGATGCAGGACGTTTACGATGCCGACGAGGTGTTTATCTCGGCTGCGACGCTGCCGCTACTGCCCGTCGTCAAGGCCGACGGCAAGCCGATAAACGGCGGCAAAGTCGGCAAATACGTGCCGATACTAAGGCAGATGTATATAGATAAGATCAAAAAAGAGGCTGGGCTTTAG
- the rsmH gene encoding 16S rRNA (cytosine(1402)-N(4))-methyltransferase RsmH — protein MNSPHVPVLLDEVLRAFEDIKSGAIVDCTLGYGGHSSAILEQNQNVNLIACDQDEEAIKFSSERLKKFGQRAQIFKSKFSEILGKVEQSQIRGILADIGVSSLQLDKNERGFGLKSENLDMRMDEQAKISAYDIVNFYSAKELERIFADYGELPNPAKFAAKIIEARQSGEIKSAERLAQIIGLKGVNGRSVSAATLAFQAIRIEVNNELGELQNLLQSIEDSQIDECVVAIISFHSLEDRIVKNKFRQWAQSCICPPQALRCTCGGDNALGKIVSKKAITPSTAEVKANPRSSCAKMRIFKISRGKNAK, from the coding sequence TTGAACTCCCCACATGTTCCAGTGCTGCTTGATGAAGTTTTACGAGCTTTTGAGGATATAAAAAGCGGCGCGATTGTTGATTGTACGCTCGGATACGGCGGGCATTCCAGCGCGATTTTAGAGCAAAATCAAAACGTAAATTTGATAGCCTGCGATCAAGACGAAGAAGCGATCAAATTTAGCTCCGAAAGACTGAAAAAATTCGGTCAAAGAGCGCAAATTTTTAAGAGTAAATTTTCAGAAATTTTAGGCAAAGTAGAGCAAAGTCAGATTCGAGGCATCCTAGCCGACATCGGCGTTTCGTCGTTGCAGTTAGATAAAAACGAGCGAGGGTTTGGACTAAAGAGCGAAAATTTAGATATGCGCATGGACGAGCAGGCTAAAATTTCAGCTTACGACATTGTAAATTTTTATAGCGCAAAAGAGCTAGAGCGTATCTTTGCCGACTACGGCGAGCTGCCAAATCCGGCTAAATTTGCCGCTAAAATCATAGAAGCTAGGCAAAGTGGCGAGATAAAAAGCGCTGAACGTCTCGCGCAAATAATCGGACTAAAGGGCGTAAACGGACGCAGCGTTAGTGCGGCGACGTTAGCTTTTCAGGCAATAAGGATAGAGGTAAACAACGAGCTTGGCGAGCTGCAAAATTTGCTCCAAAGCATCGAGGATTCGCAGATCGACGAGTGCGTCGTGGCGATAATCAGCTTTCATTCGCTAGAAGATCGCATCGTAAAAAATAAATTTAGACAGTGGGCGCAAAGCTGCATTTGTCCGCCGCAAGCTCTTAGATGCACGTGCGGAGGGGATAACGCGCTAGGTAAAATAGTCAGTAAAAAGGCAATAACGCCAAGCACTGCCGAAGTCAAGGCAAATCCGCGCTCAAGCTGCGCGAAAATGAGGATTTTTAAAATTTCAAGAGGTAAAAATGCAAAATAA
- a CDS encoding class II aldolase and adducin N-terminal domain-containing protein, with translation MDLKYCAREISNIALSMFRKNFFGVFHGSISARIQHDSFLINKRTTIFDNLKEEDLIMLNSKRDYRWNDASIDADIHLNIYKNINEAKYICYAMPPYLTAYTLGHSFIRPRDYFGYIKHHEIPIYDPKQFDDWYERADTEIYRYMLENKTNIMIIKGYGVYVHSRTPYQLAKDVAILENTCKLLSVARLYESERN, from the coding sequence ATGGACTTAAAATACTGCGCACGCGAGATTAGCAATATCGCTCTTTCGATGTTTAGAAAAAATTTTTTTGGCGTCTTTCACGGCTCTATTTCAGCTAGAATTCAGCACGACTCTTTTTTGATTAATAAAAGAACGACAATTTTTGATAATCTTAAAGAAGAAGACTTGATCATGCTAAATTCAAAAAGGGATTATCGCTGGAACGACGCAAGCATAGATGCAGACATACACCTAAATATATACAAAAATATAAACGAAGCCAAATATATCTGCTACGCTATGCCACCTTATTTAACGGCTTATACTTTAGGGCATTCTTTTATCCGCCCTAGGGATTATTTCGGATACATAAAGCATCACGAGATCCCGATTTATGATCCAAAGCAGTTTGACGACTGGTACGAGCGCGCAGATACGGAAATTTATCGCTACATGCTAGAAAACAAAACTAACATAATGATCATCAAAGGCTACGGCGTATACGTGCATAGCAGGACTCCGTATCAATTAGCAAAAGACGTCGCAATTCTTGAAAATACATGCAAATTGCTAAGCGTAGCTCGCCTTTACGAATCTGAACGAAACTAA